Proteins encoded in a region of the Apostichopus japonicus isolate 1M-3 chromosome 19, ASM3797524v1, whole genome shotgun sequence genome:
- the LOC139959543 gene encoding uncharacterized protein, with translation MQDRTSTNGQLSYTKQSSFRKIDCTDTCNHKYVKEFNSRREVSLRALIEDTCLFEGWRCSDQEHCVNTQTSFECRCNNRTTGKNGTQCEDKPGTPKTETTTDVYHNETSNGIKDTCLFEGWRCSDQEHCVNTQTSFECRCNNRTTGKNGTQCEDKPGTPKTETTTDVYHNETSNGISKDITTLYTVTTTVGSHDDTTNGLINTSTGESLPEGVPSITGCIQLITYDESVYCFISANLSWEDTEEMCSSFSFHLVDINNSFENDFLRIQLLSLDIAQVWVGYRYNYGQGKFQWSMKSNEYTNWAPDEPDESSKQRCVYMTNDGYMHDVGCNETNSQYPYVCEFEA, from the exons ATGCAGGATAGGACATCGACCAATGGCCAGCTAAGTTATACTAAACAGTCATCATTCCGGAAAATAGATTGCACAGATACTTGCAACCATAAATACGTCAAAGAATTTAATTCTCGAAGAGAAGTCTCATTGAGAGCCTTGATTG AAGACACATGCCTGTTTGAAGGATGGCGATGTAGTGACCAAGAACACTGCGTCAACACACAAACATCATTCGAGTGTCGTTGTAATAATCGAACTACTGGCAAGAATGGCACCCAGTGTGAAGATAAACCGGGTACCCCGAAGACAGAAACAACAACTGACGTTTACCATAATGAGACCAGCAACGGCATCA AAGACACATGCCTGTTTGAAGGATGGCGATGTAGTGACCAAGAACACTGCGTCAACACACAAACATCATTCGAGTGTCGTTGTAATAATCGAACTACTGGCAAGAATGGCACCCAGTGTGAAGATAAACCGGGTACCCCGAAGACAGAAACAACAACTGACGTTTACCATAATGAGACCAGCAACGGCATCAGTAAGGATATTACTACACTCTACACAGTAACGACAACTGTGGGTAGCCACGATGATACCACCAACGGACTCATTAATACGAGCACTGGTGAATCACTACCGGAGGGCGTTCCGTCCATTACAG GTTGCATACAGCTCATCACCTACGACGAATCAGTTTACTGCTTTATCTCTGCAAACCTCAGCTGGGAAGATACAGAGGAGATGTGCAGCAGTTTCAGCTTTCATTTGGTTGATATCAACAACAGCTTTGAAAATGATTTCCTACGTATACAACTGCTGAGCCTTGACATCGCACAGGTTTGGGTTGGCTATCGTTATAACTACG GCCAAGGCAAATTTCAGTGGTCAATGAAATCTAACGAATATACTAATTGGGCTCCAGATGAACCAGATGAAAGCTCAAAGCAACGTTGTGTGTACATGACTAATGATGGGTATATGCACGACGTCGGATGCAACGAAACTAATTCCCAGTATCCATACGTGTGTGAATTTGAAGCATAG
- the LOC139960588 gene encoding uncharacterized protein, giving the protein MSEREILDNKKEIANKTDQDVKKIELIMQAEETEIKETKEESEDGEKIRTQKITTKTVTIHGDQLGTVETTTVSIVNNEKEDNDDRVPSPTPEGSQRVEGSPSKDPSLRPTKKKKKFRTPSFFSKKKKDKKAES; this is encoded by the exons ATGTCAGAGAGAGAAATCCTTGAtaacaagaaagaaattgcAAACAAAACTGATCAAG ATGTGAAGAAGATTGAGCTGATCATGCAAGCCGAGGAGACTGAAATTAAAGAAACCAAGGAGGAGAGTGAGGATGGAGAGAAGATCAGAACACAGAAAATAACAACCAAGACTGTGACTATTCACGGAG ATCAACTGGGGACGGTAGAAACAACCACAGTCAGTATTGTGAACAATGAGAAGGAAGACAACGATGACAGGgtaccctcccccaccccagagGGCAGTCAGAGAGTGGAAGGTTCTCCCTCGAAGGACCCGTCCCTAAGGCCgaccaagaagaagaagaagttccGAACTCCATcattcttttcaaagaagaagaaggacaaAAAGGCGGAGAGCTAG